The following proteins are co-located in the Deinococcus yavapaiensis KR-236 genome:
- the drmD gene encoding DISARM system SNF2-like helicase DrmD, producing the protein MIPEPGQLVEVRRRRWVVGDVRASSLEASGASHVVRVTSVDEEGPRDELDLVWELEPGARVLERAGLPRPRSFDDATDLDAFLDAVRWGAATNADRSLLQAPFRSGATIEDYQLDPVARAVDMARVNLLIADDVGLGKTVEAGLVVQELLLRHRARTVFVVVPASLQVKWQVEMREKFGLEFRIVDTEYLRDFRRRRGIHANPWTSFPRLITSMDWAKSGEGLRLLEDALPPHATYPRRFDVLIVDEAHNVAPSASEHYAVDSQRTRLIRKLAPHFEHKLFLSATPHNGYQQSFTSLLELLDDRRFSRSVPPDPRQLQQVMVRRLKSDLVDAEGRALYPKRELRGLEVAYDDEERDVQRLLAAYAKARLDASSGTRHEYATTFVLKLLKKRLFSSPRAFAKTLAEHRASLAGARERVTANDLDERILRRALARAEEDHADDEEAERALDEATRAASGASTPLAVEQRALLDRLTAWAERAKNRPDAKARALLAWLEREVRPGGAWNDRRVILFTEYRDTMAWLEEILVANGYGGDRLAKLHGGLPHPEREEVKAAFQASPAVSPVRILLATDAASEGIDLQNHCSTLLHVEIPWNPNVMEQRNGRVDRHGQKASVVSIWHPVGKRGGSDDRDVDDSEFLLRAARKVDAIRQDLGSVGPVLARRIEEAMLGGAKTLDTTDAARKAEAARGSLAVERRLRERVADLHAKLVESRDDFGLAPERVARAVALALRLDGQLPLVPTTLPGAPDGAVFDVPIATGSWGRASAGLEHPFTKKRRPITFDHAVAKGRDDVVLAHLEHDLVQLALRLLRAEVWSSEGSARLQRAAVRAVPDALLATPVVGVWSRLVVTGGDHRRLHEELTFAGGELGHDRFVRVPQVTRLRDLERASTPTLPSEALFGALVDRFARHEEQIRAAVEARSRDRMATLVNTLERRAKAEADDVVRVLADLEGALRREIEHEEPLQPMLFTPPEAEQLRRDRAALRERLRRIPEERDRELEATRLRHADPTPRTFPVAVIFLVPESTSRGRA; encoded by the coding sequence GTGATCCCCGAACCTGGACAACTCGTCGAAGTGCGCCGACGGCGCTGGGTCGTCGGCGACGTTCGCGCCTCCTCACTTGAAGCGAGCGGCGCGTCGCACGTCGTGCGCGTCACGTCCGTCGACGAGGAAGGACCGCGCGACGAGCTCGACCTCGTGTGGGAACTCGAACCCGGCGCGCGCGTCTTGGAACGCGCGGGCTTGCCGAGGCCGCGGAGCTTCGACGACGCAACCGACCTCGACGCCTTCTTGGACGCCGTGCGGTGGGGCGCGGCGACGAACGCCGACCGCTCGCTGCTTCAAGCGCCGTTCCGGTCGGGCGCGACCATCGAAGACTACCAACTCGACCCGGTCGCGCGCGCCGTGGACATGGCGCGCGTGAACCTCTTGATCGCGGACGACGTGGGGTTAGGCAAGACGGTCGAGGCCGGGCTGGTCGTGCAAGAGCTGCTGCTGCGGCACCGCGCGCGCACGGTGTTCGTCGTCGTGCCGGCGTCGCTGCAAGTGAAGTGGCAAGTCGAGATGCGCGAGAAGTTCGGGCTGGAGTTCCGCATCGTCGACACCGAGTACTTGCGCGACTTCCGTCGGCGCCGCGGCATTCACGCCAACCCTTGGACGTCGTTTCCGCGCCTCATCACATCCATGGACTGGGCGAAGAGCGGCGAAGGCTTGCGCTTGCTCGAAGACGCTTTGCCGCCGCACGCGACGTACCCGCGGCGCTTCGACGTCTTGATCGTCGACGAGGCGCACAACGTCGCGCCGTCGGCGAGCGAACACTACGCCGTCGACAGTCAACGCACGCGCTTGATTCGCAAGCTCGCGCCGCACTTCGAGCACAAGCTGTTCCTCAGCGCCACGCCGCACAACGGCTACCAGCAGTCGTTCACGTCGCTGCTCGAACTGCTCGACGATCGACGCTTCTCGCGTTCCGTGCCGCCCGACCCGCGGCAGTTGCAGCAAGTGATGGTGCGGCGCCTCAAGAGCGACCTCGTGGACGCCGAAGGCCGCGCGCTCTACCCGAAGCGCGAGTTGCGCGGACTCGAAGTCGCGTACGACGACGAGGAACGCGACGTGCAGCGCCTGCTCGCCGCGTACGCCAAGGCGCGCTTGGACGCGTCGAGCGGCACGCGGCACGAGTACGCCACGACCTTCGTGCTGAAGCTGCTCAAGAAGCGTCTGTTCTCGTCGCCGCGCGCGTTCGCCAAGACGCTCGCCGAGCACCGCGCGAGCCTCGCGGGCGCGCGCGAACGCGTCACAGCGAACGACCTGGACGAGCGCATCTTGCGACGCGCGCTCGCGCGCGCCGAGGAAGACCACGCCGACGACGAGGAAGCCGAACGCGCGCTGGACGAAGCGACGCGCGCCGCGAGCGGCGCGTCGACGCCGCTCGCGGTCGAGCAGCGCGCGCTGCTCGACCGCTTGACGGCGTGGGCGGAACGCGCGAAGAACCGCCCGGACGCGAAAGCGCGCGCGCTGCTCGCGTGGCTGGAACGCGAAGTCCGCCCGGGCGGCGCTTGGAACGATCGCCGCGTGATCCTCTTCACCGAGTACCGCGACACCATGGCGTGGCTGGAAGAGATCCTCGTCGCGAACGGATACGGCGGCGACCGCCTCGCGAAGTTGCACGGCGGCCTGCCGCACCCCGAACGCGAAGAGGTCAAGGCGGCGTTCCAAGCGAGTCCGGCGGTGTCGCCCGTGCGAATCTTGCTCGCCACGGATGCCGCGTCGGAAGGCATCGACCTTCAAAATCACTGTTCGACGTTGCTGCACGTCGAGATTCCGTGGAATCCGAACGTCATGGAGCAACGCAACGGCCGGGTCGATCGGCACGGGCAGAAGGCGTCCGTCGTGTCGATTTGGCATCCCGTCGGGAAGCGCGGCGGCAGCGACGACCGCGACGTCGACGACTCGGAGTTCCTGCTGCGCGCCGCGAGGAAGGTGGACGCGATTCGCCAGGACCTCGGCAGCGTCGGTCCGGTGCTCGCGCGCCGCATTGAGGAGGCGATGCTGGGCGGCGCGAAGACGCTCGACACGACGGACGCGGCGCGCAAAGCGGAAGCGGCGCGCGGCTCGCTCGCCGTGGAGCGCCGCTTGCGCGAACGCGTGGCGGACTTGCACGCGAAGCTCGTCGAGTCGCGCGACGACTTCGGCCTCGCGCCCGAGCGGGTCGCGCGTGCCGTGGCGCTCGCGCTGCGCCTCGACGGTCAGCTGCCGCTCGTGCCGACGACCTTGCCGGGCGCGCCCGACGGCGCGGTGTTCGACGTGCCGATCGCGACGGGTTCGTGGGGTCGTGCGAGCGCCGGGTTGGAGCACCCGTTCACGAAGAAGCGCCGTCCGATCACCTTCGACCACGCGGTCGCGAAGGGGCGCGACGACGTCGTCCTCGCGCACTTGGAGCACGACCTCGTGCAGCTCGCTTTGCGCCTCCTGCGCGCCGAGGTGTGGTCGTCGGAAGGGAGCGCGCGCTTGCAGCGCGCCGCGGTGCGCGCGGTGCCCGACGCGTTGCTCGCGACGCCCGTCGTCGGCGTGTGGTCGCGCCTCGTCGTCACGGGCGGCGACCACCGCCGGTTGCACGAGGAGTTGACCTTCGCGGGCGGCGAGCTCGGGCACGACCGTTTCGTGCGCGTGCCGCAAGTGACGCGCTTGCGCGACTTGGAGCGCGCTTCCACGCCGACCTTACCGAGCGAGGCCTTGTTCGGCGCGCTCGTCGATCGCTTCGCGCGCCACGAGGAGCAGATTCGCGCGGCCGTCGAAGCGCGTTCGCGCGACCGCATGGCGACCCTCGTCAACACCTTGGAGCGCCGTGCGAAAGCCGAAGCGGACGACGTCGTACGCGTGCTCGCCGACTTGGAGGGCGCGTTGCGGCGCGAGATCGAGCACGAGGAGCCGCTGCAACCGATGCTGTTCACCCCGCCGGAAGCCGAGCAACTGCGACGCGACCGCGCCGCGTTGCGCGAGCGCTTGCGGCGCATTCCCGAGGAGCGCGACCGCGAACTCGAAGCGACGCGCCTTCGCCACGCCGACCCCACGCCGCGCACTTTCCCCGTCGCGGTGATCTTCCTCGTTCCCGAATCCACCTCGCGAGGTCGCGCCTGA
- a CDS encoding AAA family ATPase, whose product MDLDAESEAIDFANSRTAELGQLRLSWWAAEHSASLADLSAEKFYADRPNAYDEFTSPASAELVLFDVRHDVAVSVRDVGTGISQVVPVLVYAEAEDEKLVAIEQPELHLHPALQAELADTFIASAKRNRSVFLLETHSEHLMLRILRRIRETTEGEEPSEELRIGPQDVLVLFGEPSSQGSTFREVPLTVNGEFEGHWPKGFFADRSKELM is encoded by the coding sequence GTGGACTTGGACGCGGAAAGCGAGGCGATCGACTTCGCGAACTCGAGAACCGCCGAGCTTGGGCAGCTGCGCTTGTCCTGGTGGGCGGCCGAACACTCGGCTTCGCTCGCCGACCTGTCGGCCGAGAAGTTCTACGCCGATCGCCCGAACGCCTACGACGAATTCACGTCGCCCGCTAGCGCAGAATTGGTGTTGTTCGACGTGCGTCACGACGTCGCAGTCAGCGTTCGGGACGTCGGAACGGGAATCAGCCAAGTCGTGCCCGTGTTGGTGTACGCGGAGGCCGAGGACGAAAAGCTGGTCGCCATCGAACAGCCCGAACTGCACTTGCACCCCGCGTTGCAAGCCGAGTTGGCCGACACGTTCATCGCGAGTGCCAAGAGAAATCGAAGCGTGTTCTTGCTGGAGACGCACAGCGAGCATCTCATGCTGCGAATCCTTCGGCGGATACGCGAGACGACCGAGGGCGAAGAGCCGAGTGAAGAACTACGAATCGGCCCTCAAGACGTCCTCGTGCTGTTCGGCGAACCGAGTTCGCAAGGAAGTACATTTCGAGAAGTTCCGCTGACGGTCAACGGTGAATTCGAAGGACATTGGCCCAAGGGGTTCTTCGCCGATCGCTCGAAGGAGCTGATGTGA
- a CDS encoding type IIL restriction-modification enzyme MmeI — protein MPTFHDTDSTLDWLSLVDVAGAWFAPDVLRDEFPQGLDTPDPAARRRAHAAWQEWRAAVDDEDALLPGLHREWVKLVLDEVLGWRAGVLGDVEDDAFAHVVPESGETLRPTFVVGRAGGAPKMLVVVHDANVALDKPLANARGAASPLERAATLCRALGVRAALVTNGERWTLLDAPLGAVSGHVSWFARFWWHEPVTLRAFASLLNARRLFGREEGTPWALLDRSAEFREDVTSTLGEQVERAVEVLVRSLDRANRDKNGALLRDVSPAELYEAGLTVMMRLVVLLCAEERGLLLHGEPTWDEGYAVSTLRGQLDEAADRDGPAVLERRHDAWSRLLATFRAVYGGVEHESVRLPALGGSLFDPDRFPFLEGRAKGTTWRGAPTEPLPIDNRTVLLLLSALQKLERGDGAQLLSYRALDVEQIGHVYEGLLERTVARTTEPTLGLEGSKKARNPNVTLARLESAALDGEGKLVDFLVEVTGRSKSALAKAVKKDVDDHDRARLLRACEGDVALMERALPVAHLLRVDAWKEPVVYPAGAFVVTRGDDRGATGAHYTPKALTEKVVATTLTPLAYHGPAEGEPPDAWRLKTPGELLDLKICDPAMGSGAFLVQTCRWLAERLVESWANAEAAGSVVDAFGEVRDATSGAEPLANDAEERLLLARRLVAERCVYGVDVNPFAVELAKLSLWLVTLAKGRPFGFLDHNLRHGDSLLGLHHLEQLTEFAMTPTGKARLFAGNVEAAVNRAVEARRRLRATPIRDIRDVDAMASLDAEARAVLERPHHAADALIGEALKHAGTKNALNPALNLVSGDVGRMLEGDAQAAKTVTDRAAASLATDLPSKGRPRRPFHWPLEFPEVFVREYGGFDAFVGNPPFAFGKDVSTTMGSSYNHFLANRNSHATRNIDLCVHFLLLSSTLVRRQGTIGLIATSSITEGESRISGLKHIIEGGSTIYSASPRRKWPGKANVFFCLVHIISGAWRGTKNIDNLQVQEINSFLEQENDWECKSLLENEGKAFNGVIPNGDGFFLSIEEAERLLKNPINSRYIRPFLIGKDLNSSPSQKPQRYIIDVNDLNEGQLLKLDEIHNILEMRVKPHRFEIRSSKPSLWKQWWIYEKNAKALAKVLPKYAEVLAISRVSSSCSFAFVPSNYVFDSAVVVIPTESRALFAVLQSNLHLVHAWRYGGRLKSDLRYSPTMCFTTFPIPHSITYDDDLAKSGRRLENLRRDCMESRGIGLTALLRLVNSNDCNDHDVKELRNEIVSNDKIVAKAYGIYFDLNHGFHDVSYLPENDRRRFTISEVARLEVLARLANLNFEYYEAEQAKATLPVKGHAKKSGKADAATVDDKQPDLFGTTTATSPSDRATAIAAFLRERGGWHGKDAIVTNLKLPDSAWSTAIAQLLDAGLVEREGEKRGAKYRAKS, from the coding sequence ATGCCTACCTTTCACGACACCGACTCCACCCTGGATTGGCTTTCGCTCGTCGACGTCGCCGGCGCTTGGTTCGCCCCGGACGTCTTGCGCGACGAATTCCCGCAAGGCCTCGACACGCCCGACCCGGCCGCGCGCCGCCGCGCGCACGCGGCGTGGCAGGAGTGGCGCGCCGCCGTCGACGACGAGGACGCCCTCTTGCCGGGCTTGCACCGCGAGTGGGTGAAGCTCGTCCTCGACGAAGTGCTCGGCTGGCGCGCCGGCGTCCTCGGCGACGTCGAGGACGACGCGTTCGCGCATGTCGTGCCGGAGTCGGGCGAGACGCTACGGCCGACCTTCGTCGTGGGCCGCGCGGGCGGCGCGCCGAAGATGCTGGTCGTCGTGCACGACGCGAACGTGGCGCTCGACAAGCCGCTCGCGAACGCGCGCGGCGCGGCGTCGCCGTTGGAGCGCGCCGCGACGTTGTGCCGCGCGCTCGGCGTGCGCGCGGCGCTCGTCACGAACGGCGAGCGTTGGACGCTGCTCGACGCGCCGCTCGGGGCCGTGTCCGGGCACGTGTCGTGGTTCGCGCGCTTTTGGTGGCACGAACCCGTCACGTTGCGCGCCTTCGCGTCGTTGCTGAACGCGCGCCGCTTGTTCGGCCGCGAGGAAGGCACGCCGTGGGCGCTGCTCGACCGCTCGGCGGAATTCCGCGAGGACGTCACGTCCACGCTCGGCGAGCAAGTCGAGCGCGCCGTCGAAGTGCTCGTGCGCTCCCTGGACCGCGCGAACCGCGACAAGAACGGCGCCTTGCTGCGCGACGTGTCTCCGGCCGAGCTGTACGAAGCGGGCTTGACGGTCATGATGCGGCTCGTCGTGCTGCTGTGCGCCGAGGAACGCGGGCTGCTGCTGCACGGCGAGCCGACGTGGGACGAAGGCTACGCCGTGTCGACGCTGCGCGGACAACTCGACGAAGCGGCCGATCGCGACGGCCCCGCCGTGCTCGAACGACGGCACGACGCGTGGAGTCGCTTGCTCGCCACGTTCCGCGCCGTGTATGGCGGCGTCGAGCACGAGTCCGTGCGCTTGCCTGCCCTCGGCGGTTCGCTGTTCGACCCGGACCGCTTTCCCTTCCTCGAAGGCCGCGCGAAAGGCACGACGTGGAGAGGCGCGCCCACCGAGCCGCTGCCGATCGACAACCGCACGGTGCTGCTGCTGCTGTCCGCGCTGCAGAAGCTGGAGCGCGGCGACGGCGCGCAACTCCTGTCGTACCGCGCGCTGGACGTCGAGCAGATCGGACACGTCTACGAAGGCCTGCTCGAACGCACGGTCGCGCGCACGACCGAACCCACCCTGGGATTGGAAGGCTCGAAGAAGGCGCGCAACCCGAACGTCACGCTCGCCCGCCTCGAATCCGCCGCGTTGGACGGCGAAGGCAAGCTCGTCGACTTCCTCGTCGAGGTGACGGGTCGATCGAAGTCCGCCCTCGCGAAGGCCGTGAAGAAGGACGTCGACGACCACGACCGCGCGCGCTTGCTGCGTGCGTGCGAAGGCGACGTCGCCCTGATGGAGCGCGCGCTGCCGGTCGCGCACCTGCTGCGCGTCGACGCGTGGAAGGAACCGGTCGTGTACCCGGCGGGCGCGTTCGTGGTGACACGCGGCGACGACCGCGGCGCGACCGGCGCGCACTACACGCCGAAGGCCCTCACCGAGAAGGTCGTCGCGACGACCCTCACGCCGCTCGCGTACCACGGCCCCGCCGAGGGCGAGCCGCCCGACGCATGGCGTCTCAAGACGCCCGGCGAACTCCTGGACCTCAAGATCTGCGATCCCGCGATGGGTTCGGGCGCCTTCCTCGTGCAAACGTGCCGCTGGCTCGCCGAACGGCTCGTCGAAAGCTGGGCGAATGCCGAAGCCGCCGGTTCGGTCGTCGACGCCTTCGGCGAGGTGCGCGACGCCACGAGCGGCGCGGAACCCCTCGCGAACGACGCGGAGGAGCGCTTGCTGCTCGCGCGCCGCCTCGTCGCCGAGCGGTGCGTGTACGGCGTCGACGTCAACCCGTTCGCCGTCGAACTCGCCAAACTGTCGCTATGGCTCGTCACGCTCGCCAAGGGACGCCCGTTCGGCTTCCTCGACCACAACCTTCGCCACGGCGACAGCTTGCTCGGCTTGCACCATTTGGAGCAGCTCACCGAGTTCGCCATGACGCCGACGGGCAAAGCGCGCCTCTTCGCGGGGAACGTCGAGGCCGCCGTGAACCGCGCGGTCGAAGCGCGCCGTCGCCTGCGCGCCACGCCGATTCGCGACATTCGGGACGTCGACGCGATGGCTTCGCTAGACGCCGAAGCGCGCGCCGTGCTAGAACGCCCGCACCATGCCGCCGACGCCTTGATCGGGGAGGCTTTAAAGCACGCGGGCACGAAGAACGCCTTGAACCCGGCGTTGAACCTCGTTTCCGGCGACGTCGGGCGGATGCTCGAAGGCGATGCCCAAGCCGCGAAGACCGTGACGGACCGGGCCGCCGCCTCGCTCGCGACTGACTTGCCCAGCAAGGGTCGGCCGCGCCGCCCATTTCATTGGCCACTCGAATTTCCCGAAGTATTTGTGCGTGAATATGGTGGTTTCGACGCCTTTGTCGGCAATCCTCCATTTGCTTTTGGCAAAGACGTCTCAACTACAATGGGGAGCAGCTACAATCATTTTTTGGCAAATCGAAACAGTCACGCAACAAGAAATATTGACTTGTGTGTACATTTTTTACTTCTCAGCTCTACTCTTGTCAGACGACAAGGGACCATAGGACTGATAGCGACCTCCTCGATAACCGAGGGCGAGTCTAGAATATCTGGATTGAAACATATTATTGAAGGCGGATCAACTATCTATTCTGCAAGCCCTCGAAGGAAATGGCCAGGCAAAGCCAATGTATTTTTCTGCTTGGTTCATATCATTTCTGGAGCCTGGAGGGGCACTAAAAATATTGACAATTTACAGGTTCAAGAAATCAATTCTTTTCTTGAACAAGAGAATGATTGGGAGTGCAAAAGTCTATTAGAAAATGAGGGAAAGGCATTTAACGGGGTAATTCCAAACGGGGATGGCTTTTTCTTAAGTATCGAGGAAGCAGAGCGATTGCTGAAAAATCCGATCAATTCTCGCTACATCAGACCGTTTCTGATCGGCAAAGACCTAAATAGTAGCCCAAGTCAAAAACCGCAACGCTATATCATAGATGTCAACGATCTAAACGAAGGCCAACTACTTAAACTCGATGAAATTCATAATATTCTTGAGATGCGCGTTAAGCCTCATCGATTTGAGATAAGAAGCAGTAAGCCATCTTTATGGAAGCAATGGTGGATTTATGAAAAGAATGCAAAAGCATTGGCAAAAGTGCTTCCAAAATATGCAGAGGTTTTGGCAATATCAAGGGTTAGCAGTTCTTGCTCTTTCGCTTTTGTCCCCTCTAACTACGTCTTCGACAGCGCAGTAGTTGTAATCCCAACTGAATCAAGAGCGCTATTTGCAGTCTTGCAAAGCAATCTTCATTTGGTGCATGCCTGGAGATATGGAGGCCGACTAAAATCCGATCTACGGTACAGCCCAACGATGTGCTTCACAACATTCCCAATTCCACACTCGATTACTTATGACGATGATCTCGCAAAATCCGGCCGACGCCTTGAAAACTTGAGAAGGGATTGCATGGAATCCAGAGGTATTGGACTTACCGCACTACTGCGGCTTGTAAATAGCAATGATTGCAACGATCATGATGTGAAAGAATTAAGAAATGAAATAGTGAGTAATGATAAAATAGTAGCAAAAGCATACGGAATCTACTTTGACTTAAATCATGGTTTCCACGATGTATCGTACTTACCCGAGAATGATCGGAGACGTTTCACGATTTCGGAAGTTGCACGGTTAGAGGTTTTAGCTCGCCTAGCGAACCTGAATTTCGAGTACTACGAGGCAGAGCAAGCGAAGGCGACCCTGCCCGTGAAGGGCCACGCCAAGAAGTCCGGTAAGGCGGACGCGGCGACTGTCGACGACAAGCAACCCGACTTGTTCGGTACCACCACTGCAACCTCGCCTTCGGACCGCGCGACCGCGATCGCGGCGTTCCTACGCGAGCGAGGGGGATGGCACGGCAAGGACGCGATCGTGACGAACTTGAAGCTGCCGGACTCGGCGTGGAGCACAGCAATCGCGCAGCTGCTCGACGCGGGCCTCGTCGAGCGCGAAGGCGAGAAGCGCGGCGCGAAGTACCGAGCGAAGTCGTGA